In Macrobrachium rosenbergii isolate ZJJX-2024 chromosome 6, ASM4041242v1, whole genome shotgun sequence, a genomic segment contains:
- the LOC136839172 gene encoding integumentary mucin A.1-like gives MGLSLMVVLPSASQNGEEDMIILLITYPPKPSNPIIQIMLDTVVLSEGCYNGSADCSTNYSWPKIMQKFNESVPDLDLNTSTSSLTEHIQMLSGVQPFERKYVNITDIRDIEEEIDCPPDTTEETSTTSATYLLSTSESSVSSTTSVVPVTSTTSSVMPTSSTSMPRTSTTTRPTISTFTVPTTSSSTTGPTTAATTTVPTTTSTTTVPTTTTAAGSTTSTGSTTSSATTTSTETQTPTTTTNVPVLDEHVDVIVQIHEQVDADCDEESMNKSQEVIIENTFHEYDLSRVLKG, from the exons ATGGGATTAAGTTTAATGGTTGTGCTTCCATCAGCATCCCAAAACGGTGAAGAAGATATGATAATTTTACTTATCACATATCCTCCAAAACCCAGCAACCCAATCATTCAG ATCATGCTAGACACAGTTGTACTTAGTGAAGGGTGCTACAATGGAAGTGCTGACTGTTCCACTAATTACTCATGGCCCAAAATAATGCAGAAATTCAATGAAAG tgttCCTGATTTAGATTTGAACACAAGTACATCTTCATTGACTGAGCACATTCAAATGTTATCAGGTGTTCAGCCATTTGAacgaaaatatgtaaacattactGACATTAGGGATATTGAAGAAGAAATAGATTGC CCTCCAGACACGACAGAAGAAACATCGACAACTTCTGCAACATATTTGCTGAGTACAAGTGAATCATCAGTTTCCTCAACAACCTCAGTTGTGCCTGTGACATCTACGACTTCCTCTGTAATGCCAACATCATCAACCTCTATGCCTAGAACCTCAACAACTACACGTCCCACAATATCCACATTTACTGTCCCCACAACATCATCATCAACTACTGGCCCCACAACAGCCGCAACAACTACAGTCCCCACAACAACCTCAACAACTACAGTCCCTACAACCACAACAGCTGCAGGTTCCACAACATCCACAGGAAGCACTACATcctcagcaacaacaacatccACTGAAACCCAGACACCAACAACTACCACCAATGTTCCAGTCCTCGATGAACATGTTGATGTTATTGTGCAAATTCACGAGCAAGTTGATGCTGATTGTGATGAGGAAAGCATGAATAAGTCACAG GAGGTTATTATTGAGAATACATTCCATGAGTATGATCTCAGCAGGGTTCTTAAAGGTTGA